The window TGTATATTCAATGCTTAGCGGCTATCCAACCTTCTCAACCACTTTTATTTATAAAATGTGGCTAAATGTTTTTGTTGCAATATATATTTATAAAACAATTGTTGCACAGCGGTTTTTTAAGACAATAGGTTTTGGAATGTTTAACAATTAGTGCATGGTATTCTTTATATAATTCGACATCTTGTTCTAAATTATTCATAAAAAAGTTTTGTAGATTATTATAGCTTTTAAATTTTAATTTATAGAATCTACTTATAAATCGTTTTGTATAAGCATCCATAACAAAGATTGGCTTTTCTATTGCATATAAAAGAATTGTGTCTGCAGTTTCAAAACCTACCCCTTGTATATTTAAAAGGAGTTTTCTTGCATCATCTATGCTGAGATAACTTAATTGTTGCAAATTACCTTTAAGATTATCTGTGATAAAAGAT is drawn from Deferribacterota bacterium and contains these coding sequences:
- a CDS encoding endonuclease III domain-containing protein, which gives rise to MDLDKLYRTLLNKYGKQHWWPADTDFEVVIGAILTQNTTWQNCEKAIENLKKHNLISPEKIHNIDLPVLKKLIKSAGFYNQKAQYLKNISSFITDNLKGNLQQLSYLSIDDARKLLLNIQGVGFETADTILLYAIEKPIFVMDAYTKRFISRFYKLKFKSYNNLQNFFMNNLEQDVELYKEYHALIVKHSKTYCLKKPLCNNCFINIYCNKNI